The sequence AAGGGATATAGGAATATTTACCCGAACAGAGCCAACATAAACAATCTGGGCGGCctagtcttttcttttttcacaGAAACTCCTTCCAATTCAGCTTCAAAGCTATCAATCTGTGACTCGAGTTCACTCACCTAACAAAATACAAGAAAATGAAAGGTGAATCGCTAGCTACAGCAATGATTTAACCAAAAGAACCTCACTACCTAGTTTCCCTTGCATATAAACAATAATTAGCCTAGGTGTTTCACAAACACCATTAACATAAATTCTCCTTGACGTTCTGTTAAAAGAAGGGGGATCGAGAATCAACAAATAAGCATGAAGGCGGCAAAGCAACTTACCACGTTGTTCAACCAAGCTCTTGTCTCTGACTTTGCTTTCTCTTTTGGGTCCTATTGAACACAAAGCAGACACAATCAGTAGCCAGACTACTAAAAAGAGGTTTACGCACTATGTAAATCGACCAAAACGTGGAGAAATGCTTAGAGTTTTAGGTTGCTGAGTCGCTGACCCAATCCTTCCTTAGAGAAAGCTTTTGTCTTAGTCTCTTTCTCACAGATCTTAAACTCTCCATTTCTCGCTTAATGAGCTTCCAACCGTCAACCAGGGACTGCTCATATGATGCACTGATCTAAATCAAAGGACAGACATTCTTCTCAGTGGAGTCTACAACAAATAGGTAATAAGATTCCTTCACAACAGAACAACATAGCAGGTATATAATGCTAATAACAGAGATGGAGCTACTCCTTTCAGCTATATGAAACCAAATAAAACTCGCTAGAGGGCAACTAAGAGTACGACAAGCAAAACCACCGCCTCAAAcgaattaaaaatcaaatcttttCTTCAATTTGCTAGGCAAGCTTTACTTATACGATGTAAAGATGACGACTTTGATTGAAATCATCACCATGTACTTTAGACCAGAGATTAAACTAAACCTAAACACAGCCATGGATCAAATTCTTCCTTAACACTGCTTCAGCAAACTCAATTCAACAGTAATGTGGATGAAAGGCTACACATTTGAATTCGAAGCTTATGTACTACTATAGATGATCATTGTGGGGGGCTGCTACCTTCTTGAACCTTCTTCAGCACCCGATCTATCTCGCCTTGTAGCTTCCGACTCGCTCCCATTAGTACTGTCCAACCAGAGAAGAGACTCcgataattttttgtttagctCGGAAGGTTTCGCTGACAGTGTTTGGTTTTTTTTGCAATTATCTCACAATATGCATTTATCTCATACAAACCGCACTTATATCATACCACAACCACAGTATCTAATCCTAATCCTGAAAACAAAAGTGAAAATGAAATGTGTTGTTGTGGGGCTGAGATTTTTAACCGAACCGGaaattttggttttcggttagtTTGATtcggtaacaaaaaaaaaaattaattttcggTTTGGTAGTCGATTTGTTCGGTTTTCTATAAAATTTGGTTTTCAGTTCGGTAATCATCTTTCAAACAGTACCAATATTACATGAAATGTTGAACCGAACTAATCAAAATCCGAATCGAATTAACCGAAATAactaaactaaccaaaatttgaactgaaaattttcaaatttatttaatttaaaccaaaaatttaaCCGAACTAACCGCAAAACCAAAAATTGCGGTAAAATTTTTTGAGACCAAATTACCCGAGAACCAAACACCGAATATTTTTTCGGTATCAATTCGGCGAAATTTTACGGGACCAAACTATCCCAAAAAGCAAACTAGCCGAATCCGTGGGCCTATGTTGTTGTGTGGAGTGATTGTTCTCTTAACATCGAAATCgtacaaatatatgaaattatattCGAATTAGTGATATAACAAATCAGCTGTAAAATACAACCTTGTGAGAAACTGCAACAAGTGTGTAGAAAATCGGATCTACGAATATAACCGCTTTGGACCGGTTAAGAAAATAACATTTCTAAATGGTACGAGGTTTGGATCGTGCAAGGAAGGCGAAGCTGTGGAGGTAGAAAGCCATTGGCTAATGCATGACTGCATGTGACCGTCAAATCTCTTTGTCCAACAAATTACgctttttagttatattattttgattgaGTAGGATGTATTATTAGTGTTGTCGCATCACTAGTTGATTTAattataatgttatatattcgTGATATAAAGAAATTAtgtgtttgatcaaaaaagaaaatacagaaatttTTACGTTAGTCACCAATATTTTGCTTTGTAATAATATCGTATGTACATAAATCCAGTTTCATATGTGAAAGGTTGAATATTAggttaaagaaaatatttatgttttgtagAAAGTCACACTTGGTTTCCATCGTTTTGAATTTAAGTGATGACAGaaaatataactaatacaaAAGTTTAAATCACAATCATCAAGCAAATTCGAAAGAgggataaacaaaaaaaatctcattccaTCGTTTTGAATTTAGGTGATGAcagaaaacaaaactaatacaaatttttaaatcacaatcaTCAAGCAAATTCGAAAAAgggataaacaaaaaatatcattctATGTATATATCTTCCGGAAGACAATGATTGTAGTTATATATGGTTTGATGCAAATATTATTTCAGAAAttgaaagaaaaggaaagaaaaaaaataaagagacaGTAGAAAAGAAGCGATAGAGAAATCATCATCTAGAAACCGAAAAAggggaaaacaaaaaaaagaacggTTAGCTTTGCTGCAAGTTTCGATCTAAAAGCTTCGCTTTAAATGGAAAGTCCTGATATCATGCGCATTGAGATATTGCATACATTCATGCTTTTTCCTTTCTCCCAAAATTACTATTCATTCATTTGTAAATCCATTTCTCATAATATGATACAAAAAGAATATCATAAGTGGGATATATATGAACCAGTGATCTGCCAATAATCAAATTTGCAGATATATATCCCACTTAATCcctttgggaaaaaaaaaacttatggaAGTGGAGAAATGAAGGATCtggtatatataaataaattattatctgtgtgaaagaaaaaaaaaagaaattattctCTATTGTGGCGGAAGTATCTTTTTTACATAGTCTAGTTGTAAGCAACTATAAGctcatagaaaaaaaaaactataagcttatacaaccaaaaaaaattatgctaTGATTTAGGTTTGAgaccaaattcaaaaaaaataattaatgagaTTCATGTCCTCAATTTGAGGTGGAAGAGACTCACACGCTTTTTCCAAACAATCATAGTAGTACATTGAACCAAAGACatcatttatatatgtatgGTTAATcgagtttttatatatttttagtcatTTGGGTAATCTCTACGTACGTATGTAGGGTTGAAACTTTTTAAGAGCATTAAGGGTATAGAAAAACAATACATACTAAAGACAAGAAGAATCTATAAATCACGGAAATATGAAAGGTATGTATGCATGGCATGATCTTTATATTTACAGTCGCTACATGTTCAAGGTTTTCTAAAATTTACTAATATGTTGTTTCTTTGGTGCTTTCCAAATTGGCGTAGCTTCTTTTAAAACACCTGTCTTTGtcgtttgtatatataataatatcaaagAATTCAATTCTAAGAATATTATAGTACATTCAACCAAAGAACAGATCTGCTGCCAAATCTTAAACACAGATCTGTAGCCATATCTTATTCCATGTAAAGACAAGCTTTGTGCTTCAGGACCCAAGAAAAATTTCCTTAAgataccatatatatatttatatattaagaaaaagaaagaactgTATTTATGGTACTAACGGATGCAATCACAACTCACAAGTGGTGAACAAATTAAATGATATGAAACGTACGAAAAACTCAGTTATAAAAGAAGTTAGTAAGAAAACGTAATGTGATTGATGTAATAACGAAGTTCCTTAAGACATAAGACTTAGGGATCTGGAATTATATTTTCACAAGAAACCCATCATTAATCACTGTTCATAGTTgaaatgtttatttatatatatactaaatgaGATTATAAATAAGCAGTATAATCTACATTATTGGGCATATGAACGGCCAATATGTTGCCCAGATTCGGGGAACATTCACATGGTTCATGAGCTGTGTTTTTCTCATCTCTCTGAGTTTATTCAGGCTCCATcaatctacaatttttttttcttttctttttcttctcaaatATGCTAGAACGTATATCGCAAATCTCAGCAATTAAAACTCTATGagaaactatatatatgaaGATTTCTTATAAGTATGATACAATGTACAGGGAGATATATCCACCTATGCAGTAAAATCCCAAATGATCACAATCCCGTTTCGCCCACACTATTAAACTAATTAAACAATCAACTAAATAAAGATCACTGAAGCAAAATAACTAGGATTAATCCCCCTAGTAAATcctatatgtatatgtattaaTTACATGACTTAAAACCAACAAATATACTCTTTCATCAcacttaaataataaaataaccatAACTAAAATGAATCAGTAGTCCCATAAGACCCCCCTCAGGTCACATAAATCTTCATATGACTTGCTACCATTCACCATTCCCGTCATACTCATCTCTTGCTTCATTACCGGACCCGAAGATACCTCAATGGTCGTGGTAGCGTTCACATCTGAGCTCAGACAGGTTTCTTGAGATACACTAACAAGCGACGGCTCCATCTTTATCATCTCCTTATTGTTGTTGTATGTAGAACCGGAACCAGAAGCAGAACCATAACCCTGGTGGTTAAATATTGATTGGTAATTAGAGTTGAAGTGATGGGGTTGGATTGGTGACGAGATGTTATAGGTTGGAGGGTTGATAGGTTTGAAGTTGTGTTGGTCGTGTTGACCCATGAAACTCGGATCCATGAGAGAAGGAAGAGATGAGAAGTCTAGGAGATGATCAATGTTCTCTAGAGAATCCATTCTTGTGAGATTTTCAATGGGCATTCTTGTCATTTGTGGGGTTGTAGTGGAAGGATTGTTCTTGTGAAAAACCCTACACACGACCCACTCGTCCTGTAATCAAGATCAcaagcaaacaaaaatattagttttgattttgagtACTAATAATTAAACTAGATTTTCATCATTTTGGAatctatttttcaaaaacaaaatttgagaatatgattgttagttttatatatacttACCCTTGCGGATTTGGGGAGATTGTGATGAGAATATTTGCCATCAAGACGATATTCATGCATGACCCAATTAGTCTTTTCACCTCGTGGAGCTCTTCCTCTATAAAACACAAGTGTTTTCTTCATCCCAACGAGACAACCTTTGCCTTTGAAGATCTCCTTATCCTTCCCGGTCGCTTTCCAATACCCGGACTCGGTCGCACGGTTCGTCCTCATCCCGGTCGGGTATTTCCTGTCCCTTTGACAGAAGAAGTAAAACTCTTTCTCCCCCATCTTTGCTCTCTCTGTacacaccaaaaaaaatcaagaagtcTTTCATTTTACTTAAAAcggttttgaattatttttggaaaattggaTAAAAACAAGCTAGTCCCGTGTTGAAATATGATTCAAGAATAGGTAAACTTATTCAAGAAGCTAGCCTTTTTGTGTTTATGTGTGAACACTCTTGAAATGGTCAAAGAAGAATTGAAATTTGTGTACGTTTGgtaattgaaaattttcttgAATGCTATACTTACTCGGCAAATCCCAGGGCTCACACTTGTTGAGATCTGCTTCACCCATGGCCACAGCCGTGAATCGGCTGTCTAAAACCTTTTCTTTGAGGTAGAATGTTATGATCTCCTCGTCTGTTGGATGAAACCTGAATCCAGGTGGTAAATCCACAAGCTCTTCACCTCCATGATTCAACACCACGCCTTCTTCAACAACAACCGCCATGACTATAAAACAGTACTGTATCTATATAGATATGTGTGTATCTATATctgtctcttttgtttttttagtttaaagattggaacaaaagtaaaagagaaagaaCTCAGAGATTTTcttgaaagagaaaaagagatggGATGCTTatttagagagaaagagagacacaagaaggtgatgaagaaagaaaaatgatttGAGAAAGCTAGCTGGAGAATCTTTTGGGCAGTTAAAGgtagaaaaaataaaagtattgaAAGAGTGGAAAATGGCTTTATATAGAGGAAATAGTGGATATTtgcaattaaataaaaataaaatattattgtttgtttcttcatttttttccttctttttggtGATTTTGAAAGATACGTAGGCTCCAAGCAACTTCCTGAATTGTTGAACAAGCTTCACATAGACAACAATTAGGTTTATTAattgacattttataaaatttatagttattaATCTTGGTCATTATTTATTGCCCAGATCAGTCGTTGATAATACATTTGACAAACTTGgagatttttcttaaaatgatATCTTGTGTTTTTAGATTTGATTTAAAACAGTCTTTATAATTAACTTATTTAGCTAAAAATAAACCAAGTAATGTTTTTGTTCAAACAGTTTATatgattttacatatatataattaattattttcttaattatagGTTTATTGTTGTTATGCATATGGATTAGCTGGTTTTGTAAAAAGAACAAACTGTTGGAAAGAACGCTTGTGAAGTTAATTGATGTTAAACAGAAAAACGTGTGGAAAATAAATTCACTAAAACTGGTTATAAGTTATACCTTTTTTATGTTTGGACCCTTGATTGAAGaatgtatttatttaatttgattaataagATCCTACAGATCATAGCCCTCAGCAAAAAGTCGAGAAATTAATACGGATTCTTATACACAACTTTAAGATAATAAATAACGGTCATATGTGTGATTaaagtttattttgtttctgtgtatataaaaagtatttatagttAATTGAATATTATTGACTTGTTTAACACTGCTTCATCTACTTCAAAACTCTGTGGCCTTTTCTATGGTGTTTGTTTAAGCCTTTCTAGTGAAGCCGAAGAAAgactatatataattaatcaattaattattaGCAATGTGCTCTAATATGATTTCCAGTTCTATTTAATCTAAAGTCTAATCTAtatgaaagttaaaattttcatttacatAATCATAACAAGAATGCACGAAGTCGTTAACTATTTTAGAATaatatttgtaattatttatattatgtatcttatccataatattatgtttacactaaaattataatatcagAGTTttgtatatcaaaatatattatgtaaatgGTAAAACAAAAAGCGAAATACAAACCGGATGATGGATTTTTTAATTGATGCTTATAGTTTGTGAAATATATTGATCGAAAAACTAAGGTACatgttattagtttttttttttaaatagtgcTGTTCAGTTAAtgtaaacatataattttaatacgTTTGAAATAAACCAAAACCCTTTAAAGAATATTGTTCATAGTTTTCATAACcttttgtaaaatttggtgAAAATATTAAGTCGCCAAGTTGCTGACtagaaatcatttataagaGGAACATCCAACCACGAAGTTGAGATTTGCATTTTGCAAACTCGATAGAATATATGGCTTTAAATCCAAAGAGATCAAAATCAATGATTGAATATAATGGACTCTTTTAGAACTATAATTACGCCATCATATATACCGACTCAGGAGAAAGCATTTATTAGGTCATGTATACGTATCATCAAAATACAGTTGCGAGGTTGTGTTTATTTCGTATgatttcttttgtaatatatataccCAGAATTGTTCCCGCCAATTCAAATACAGTCAATACGAAAATAGTAAGTTGATTAATTAATTTACGAGTTGTGTATTAAACTTAATGCGCATACATTTGATTTGATTAATGTCTTAAATACGttggtatatatatactctGTTTGGATGAGTTTGGGCCATCGAAACCTGCCTCAGTAAATATGGCTTCGTCACAACTTGTGTCATCTAGAGTTTTCATTAACATTGAACATAAACGATTACAAAGCTGGACGATCGAAGAAAGGTAAATCCCCGGAAACTGAGGTGCAGAATACACGCATTATCCAGAAGCAAAGCCCTAGACTagggaagaagagaaaattACACAAACAATCCGATACAACACAAAGCATAAGAGATTAAAATCCAAACAGAAAAAGACAAGAAGAAGCTTACTCTTAAAAAAGACACAAATCAACCAAGAGCAGAGaccaaactgttttttttttttttatcaaaagaccAAACTGTTTTTTAAGTTTGCTAaaacaggaaaataaataatcatttatttttgcTTATGATAATGAGTAGATCTGTTAGGTCGTTTTCTTGTGATCTTCGAGAAATTCGTACCTCAAACTAGATTAACTGTAAAATTGTCTTTACTGAAAGTGTGAATGTTTCGATGATTATCTCATTGATCACAAGAGTGTATTTATACAAGTGTTCATGTCTATCGATATCTACCGTATCTTAACTACGTAAAGATATGCATGAGAATATAGTTTCGAAAATCTCTCTCCATACATCGTAATTCATCTTGTCTAGATTCAGTACGATAGGAATGTACCCACGAATCTGACTGATGCGAAATGGTTTGTCAGAGATGAGAGGAATGTCATCAGCCATGGCGATATTGGTGAAAGAAAGGGGGTTAGAGAGGTGAAAGACGGGAAAAGAGGAAAGAAGAGGATATCGCAGCCGATTGGCTAATTTTGAGGAAGCTAAGATCGAAAAGcttctgataccatgaaagtgtGAATGTTTCGATGATTATCTCATTGATCACAAGAGTGTATTTATACAAGTGTTCATGTCTATCGATATCTACCGTATCTTAACTACGTAAAGATATGCATGAGAATATACTTAGGATATTGGAATATCCTAACTAACATTTACTCGCTATTATACTGCATGgtctttttagaaaaaaaacgtTTGAACTCAATTATATTGCATAGGCTAGTGTATATACTCAAGACAATAcctttttttctataaatatactTTATAAAATTTCTCCTCCAGAGGAGATAGTTTGAGAACAACATCCAAGCAGGATAAAAATACAGACTTGTGATTATAAATACCAACTTGAGCTTAATATAAACTGATATACGTAAACCACATTTATTATGACCTACGAGCTCGGTTAGGGTTACAAAATGAACAGTAAGTTTTCGTTTAAAAAGTAATAGCTGAATTTTCTGTATAATTGTTTTGTACgcatttataaagttaaaattccTCCAATTCCAGACTGTCATCTTCTGTAGAATATTAAGACGacgaatatatatttaaataggaATTTCGT is a genomic window of Brassica napus cultivar Da-Ae chromosome A2, Da-Ae, whole genome shotgun sequence containing:
- the LOC106431437 gene encoding NAC domain-containing protein 87, with translation MAVVVEEGVVLNHGGEELVDLPPGFRFHPTDEEIITFYLKEKVLDSRFTAVAMGEADLNKCEPWDLPKRAKMGEKEFYFFCQRDRKYPTGMRTNRATESGYWKATGKDKEIFKGKGCLVGMKKTLVFYRGRAPRGEKTNWVMHEYRLDGKYSHHNLPKSARDEWVVCRVFHKNNPSTTTPQMTRMPIENLTRMDSLENIDHLLDFSSLPSLMDPSFMGQHDQHNFKPINPPTYNISSPIQPHHFNSNYQSIFNHQGYGSASGSGSTYNNNKEMIKMEPSLVSVSQETCLSSDVNATTTIEVSSGPVMKQEMSMTGMVNGSKSYEDLCDLRGVLWDY